From Micromonospora rhizosphaerae, the proteins below share one genomic window:
- a CDS encoding DUF6624 domain-containing protein — MKEIVHKYGWPTIDLVGKDGEDAAWAIAQHSDFDLAFQQEALALLREAAAHGRASPGNLAYLEDRVAVAKGEPQVYGTQMRCGPDPSPRDPDPGRARRRPAASGGGPRSAGQLPGRDDRDLRPGRELVCGRGAGCRGPPWSVLLEVSRVRAPCLRPVSGAEALDLFEPTMSPL; from the coding sequence TTGAAGGAGATCGTCCACAAGTACGGCTGGCCGACCATCGATCTCGTCGGCAAGGACGGCGAGGATGCCGCCTGGGCGATAGCCCAGCACTCCGACTTCGACCTCGCCTTCCAGCAAGAGGCGCTCGCACTGCTGCGCGAGGCCGCCGCACACGGTCGGGCGTCGCCGGGCAACCTCGCATATCTCGAGGATCGGGTGGCAGTCGCGAAGGGGGAGCCACAGGTGTACGGGACGCAAATGCGGTGCGGCCCGGACCCCAGTCCCCGCGACCCCGATCCGGGACGAGCCCGGCGTCGACCAGCGGCGAGCGGCGGCGGGCCTCGATCCGCTGGCCAGCTACCTGGCCGAGATGACCGCGATCTGCGCCCAGGACGCGAACTAGTCTGCGGTAGGGGTGCGGGGTGTCGCGGCCCGCCCTGGTCGGTGCTCCTGGAAGTCTCTCGGGTGAGGGCCCCATGTCTACGTCCGGTTTCTGGCGCTGAAGCCCTTGACCTCTTTGAGCCGACGATGAGCCCGCTGTGA